From Daucus carota subsp. sativus chromosome 6, DH1 v3.0, whole genome shotgun sequence, the proteins below share one genomic window:
- the LOC108228015 gene encoding protein NUCLEAR FUSION DEFECTIVE 4 isoform X2, whose product MQSSKKKKDSTFIVCYLQLLNLLLTLDEMCLLIFIGTNGETYFNTAALVSCVQNFPKSRGPVVGILKGFAGLSGAILSQVYVLINSPDSASLIFMVAVGPAMVVISLMFIVRPVGGHRQVRSSDGASSSFIYCVCLILAAYLMGVMLVEDLIDLNHNVIVIFTIILFIIIIVPIVIPIWLLFTQEPEDQAHEALLAETRTEEPVITGHDANEIIFSEVEDEKPRGVDLLPATERQKRIAQLQSKLAQAAAEGAVRVKSRRGPHRGEDFTLMQALIKADFWLIFFSLLLGSGSGLTVIDNLGQMSQSIGYNNTHIFVSLISIWNFLGRVGGGYFSEIIVKDYAYPRHLAMAVAQFIMAFGHLFMAMGWPGEMYVGTLLIGLGYGAHWAIVPAAASELFGLKKFGALYNFLTLANPAGTLILSSLLASSIYDSEAAKQAQQFPITSGDDEPPRCYGVVCFSLTLYIMSALCIVAVILSLTLVYRTRVVYAHLYGKSRT is encoded by the exons ATGCAatctagcaaaaaaaaaaaagactctACCTTCATAGTTTGCTATTTACAGCTACTGAATCTTCTGTTGACACTGGATGAG ATGTGTCTTCTTATTTTTATTGGAACAAATGGCGAGACCTACTTCAACACAGCAGCACTAGTCTCGTGTGTGCAAAACTTCCCCAAAAGCCGTGGTCCTGTAGTGGGTATATTAAAGGGATTTGCTGGGTTGAGTGGTGCTATACTGTCTCAGGTTTACGTTTTAATCAACTCCCCTGACAGTGCATCACTTATATTTATGGTGGCAGTTGGGCCGGCAATGGTGGTTATTTCTCTTATGTTCATAGTCCGGCCTGTAGGAGGTCACAGACAAGTCCGATCGTCGGATGGTGCAAGTTCTTCATTTATCTACTGTGTATGCCTTATCTTGGCTGCTTATTTGATGGGGGTCATGCTTGTAGAAGATCTAATTGATTTGAACCACAATGTGATCGTGATTTTCACAATAATTCTGTTCATTATTATAATTGTTCCAATTGTGATCCCTATATGGCTACTGTTTACCCAAGAGCCAGAAGATCAAGCACATGAGGCTCTTTTAGCTGAGACAAGGACAGAAGAACCCGTCATAACTGGACATGATgctaatgaaattatatttagtgaGGTCGAAGATGAGAAGCCTAGGGGAGTAGATTTGCTTCCCGCTACAGAGAGGCAAAAAAGAATTGCTCAGCTACAATCGAAATTAGCTCAAGCAGCTGCAGAAGGTGCAGTGAGGGTCAAGAGCAGAAGGGGTCCACATAGAGGGGAAGACTTCACTTTGATGCAGGCTTTGATCAAGGCAGACTTTTGGCTTATTTTTTTCTCACTGTTACTTGGATCAGGATCAGGGTTGACTGTGATTGATAATTTGGGGCAAATGAGCCAGTCCATTGGTTATAATAACACACATATTTTTGTTTCATTGATAAGTATTTGGAACTTTCTAGGTCGTGTTGGTGGAGGATACTTTTCAGAAATAATTGTCAA GGATTATGCTTATCCAAGACATTTGGCCATGGCTGTTGCTCAATTTATAATGGCGTTTGGTCACTTATTCATGGCCATGGGCTGGCCTGGGGAGATGTATGTTGGTACACTTTTAATTGGGCTTGGCTATGGAGCTCACTGGGCAATTGTCCCAGCTGCTGCCTCGGAGTTATTTGGTTTAAAAAAGTTCGGGGCATTGTATAATTTTCTTACTCTTGCAAACCCTGCTGGTACTCTAATCCTGTCAAGTCTACTTGCAAGCAGTATATATGACAGTGAAGCAGCAAAGCAAGCCCAACAGTTTCCAATCACTTCTGGTGATGATGAACCACCGCGGTGTTATGGTGTTGTCTGCTTCAGCTTGACTTTGTACATAATGTCTGCCCTATGCATTGTTGCAGTTATTCTAAGCCTGACTCTTGTCTACCGAACTAGGGTGGTCTATGCCCATCTGTATGGAAAATCTCGCACTTGA